One genomic window of Leptotrichia shahii includes the following:
- the rpsD gene encoding 30S ribosomal protein S4, which translates to MARDRQPVLKRCRNLGLDPIVLGVNKKSNRNIRPNANRKLTEYGTQQREKQKVKFVYGVMEKQFYKLYEEATRKEGVTGELLLQYLERRLDNVIYRLGFGATRRQARQIVSHGHILINGKRVNIASYRVKQGDVITVKEDSKELALIKESVGQKAIPGWLSLEENTLKAQVLENPGRDAVDFEVDEAMIIEFYSR; encoded by the coding sequence ATGGCAAGAGATAGACAGCCTGTGTTAAAAAGATGTAGAAATCTTGGTTTAGATCCTATTGTTTTAGGGGTAAACAAAAAATCAAACAGAAATATTAGACCAAACGCAAATAGAAAATTAACTGAATATGGAACACAACAAAGAGAAAAACAAAAAGTAAAATTTGTTTATGGAGTAATGGAAAAACAATTTTATAAATTATATGAAGAAGCAACAAGAAAAGAAGGAGTAACAGGGGAACTTTTACTTCAATATCTTGAAAGAAGATTAGATAACGTAATTTACAGATTAGGATTTGGTGCTACAAGAAGACAAGCAAGACAAATCGTAAGTCATGGACATATTTTAATTAATGGAAAAAGAGTAAACATTGCATCATACAGAGTAAAACAAGGTGATGTAATTACAGTTAAGGAAGATTCTAAAGAATTAGCTTTAATTAAGGAATCTGTTGGGCAAAAAGCAATTCCAGGGTGGTTATCACTTGAAGAAAATACTTTAAAAGCTCAAGTGCTTGAAAATCCAGGAAGAGACGCTGTTGACTTTGAGGTTGACGAAGCGATGATTATCGAGTTCTACTCTAGATAA
- the rpsM gene encoding 30S ribosomal protein S13, translated as MARIAGVDIPRNKRVEISLTYIFGIGRSTSNKILGATGIDRDTKVKDLTEEQVAKIRAAVEEYKIEGELRKEIRLNIKRLLDIKSYRGLRHRNGLPVRGQKTKTNARTRKGPVRMAIAKKK; from the coding sequence TTGGCTAGAATAGCAGGAGTAGATATTCCAAGAAATAAAAGAGTAGAAATTTCTTTAACTTATATTTTTGGAATTGGTAGAAGCACTTCAAACAAAATTTTAGGAGCAACTGGTATCGATAGAGATACGAAAGTAAAAGATTTGACAGAAGAACAAGTAGCAAAAATAAGAGCAGCTGTGGAAGAGTACAAAATTGAAGGAGAGTTAAGAAAAGAAATCAGACTTAACATCAAACGTTTGCTTGACATCAAGAGTTACAGAGGATTAAGACATAGAAATGGATTACCTGTAAGAGGACAAAAAACTAAAACAAATGCAAGAACTAGAAAAGGGCCAGTTAGAATGGCAATTGCTAAGAAAAAATAA
- a CDS encoding tetratricopeptide repeat protein, whose translation MNNRYLKILILLSFLVLSFGILAEDQEEIMRVTRQELKELKINDKSIEKTFEGIKMQGIDFSKSKKPFEEAVQLDNKNYLAMFYIGTYERAFNKDAKKAIEYYQKAINLNPKNPRPYNNLAIAYGYLGDTKKSDETIKQIMSLFPEYPEGYYQWALKLLDNKKYSESTEYMKKAIEKYNKIKKIDYWYITQDMKKSFIVDAQKIIINNYVKQEKLAEAIEFFEDSYINMKQDNSSVVNELMELLYYKNQELYKNKNSKLYKENFDKLKSIEFLGLLMEANDNLKGKNKVK comes from the coding sequence GTGAATAATAGATATTTAAAGATTTTAATTTTATTAAGTTTTCTTGTATTAAGTTTTGGAATTTTAGCTGAAGATCAGGAAGAAATTATGAGAGTTACACGACAGGAACTGAAAGAATTGAAAATAAATGATAAATCAATTGAAAAAACTTTTGAGGGAATAAAAATGCAAGGAATAGATTTTTCTAAATCAAAAAAACCATTTGAAGAAGCTGTTCAGCTAGATAATAAAAATTATCTTGCCATGTTTTATATTGGAACATACGAAAGAGCATTTAACAAAGATGCCAAAAAAGCAATTGAATATTATCAAAAAGCAATAAATTTAAATCCGAAAAATCCAAGACCATATAACAATCTTGCAATTGCTTATGGATATTTAGGCGATACTAAAAAATCTGATGAAACTATAAAACAGATAATGTCATTATTTCCCGAATATCCAGAAGGATACTATCAATGGGCTTTAAAGTTGTTAGATAATAAAAAATATTCTGAAAGCACAGAATATATGAAAAAAGCGATTGAAAAATATAACAAGATAAAAAAAATTGATTACTGGTATATAACTCAAGACATGAAAAAAAGTTTTATAGTGGATGCTCAAAAAATAATAATTAATAACTATGTAAAACAGGAAAAATTAGCAGAGGCAATAGAGTTTTTCGAAGATTCCTATATTAATATGAAACAGGATAATTCTTCTGTTGTAAATGAATTAATGGAGCTATTGTATTATAAAAATCAAGAATTGTATAAAAATAAAAATTCTAAATTGTACAAAGAAAATTTTGATAAATTGAAATCTATTGAGTTTCTTGGACTTTTAATGGAGGCAAATGATAATTTAAAAGGTAAAAATAAAGTGAAATAG
- a CDS encoding heavy-metal-associated domain-containing protein, translated as MIKKLVEIEGLHCENCAKKVEEALYGLPEVENVEVNLSDKNAKVTLNEEVDDLLIADVVNAAGHYKVKDVTEIS; from the coding sequence ATGATTAAAAAACTTGTCGAAATAGAAGGGCTTCACTGCGAAAACTGTGCAAAAAAAGTAGAAGAGGCTTTATACGGGTTGCCAGAAGTGGAAAATGTGGAAGTAAATCTTTCTGATAAAAATGCAAAAGTTACTTTAAATGAAGAAGTTGACGATTTGCTGATAGCAGATGTGGTAAATGCGGCTGGACATTATAAAGTGAAGGATGTTACAGAAATTTCTTAA
- the infA gene encoding translation initiation factor IF-1: protein MAKQDVLELEGEIIEALPNAMFQVRLENGHEVLGHISGKMRMNYIKILPGDKVTVEVSPYDLSRGRIVYRKK from the coding sequence ATGGCAAAACAGGATGTTCTTGAGCTGGAAGGTGAAATAATCGAAGCATTACCAAATGCGATGTTTCAAGTAAGGCTTGAAAATGGACACGAAGTTTTAGGACATATCTCAGGAAAAATGAGAATGAACTATATAAAAATTTTGCCAGGAGATAAGGTTACGGTTGAAGTTTCTCCGTATGACTTGTCAAGAGGCAGAATTGTATATAGAAAAAAATAA
- a CDS encoding class I SAM-dependent methyltransferase, with the protein MNHYFSEKQEVKSDRKIIKYKIENKNFEFVTDNGVFSKTKVDFGTDVMLKVFLRENSDKKSQKFDILDIGCGYGVVSVVIKSFFENARIVSSDVNERALELTRENLLKNGAVKDENDNFEVRKSFAFDYISKKFDVILSNPPIRAGKQTIFQIYEQSFEHLNENGEFYCVIQTKHGAKSTQKKLEEVFGNCETLEINAGYRIFRSVKK; encoded by the coding sequence ATGAATCATTACTTTTCAGAAAAGCAGGAAGTAAAGTCAGATAGAAAAATAATAAAATATAAAATAGAAAATAAAAATTTTGAGTTTGTAACAGATAACGGGGTATTTTCAAAGACAAAGGTGGATTTTGGGACAGATGTTATGCTAAAAGTGTTTTTAAGAGAAAATTCGGATAAGAAAAGTCAAAAGTTTGATATACTGGATATTGGCTGTGGATATGGAGTTGTATCAGTTGTTATAAAGTCTTTTTTTGAAAATGCTAGAATTGTTTCATCAGATGTGAATGAGCGAGCTTTAGAGCTTACAAGGGAAAATCTTTTGAAAAATGGAGCTGTAAAAGATGAAAATGATAATTTTGAAGTAAGAAAATCATTTGCATTTGATTATATTTCTAAAAAGTTTGATGTGATTTTATCCAATCCGCCAATTCGGGCTGGAAAACAGACAATTTTTCAGATTTATGAACAAAGTTTTGAACACTTAAATGAAAATGGAGAATTTTACTGTGTAATTCAAACGAAACATGGGGCAAAAAGTACACAAAAAAAACTGGAAGAGGTTTTTGGAAATTGTGAAACTCTGGAAATTAATGCTGGATATAGAATTTTTAGAAGTGTTAAAAAATAG
- the rpmJ gene encoding 50S ribosomal protein L36: MKVKASVKPICDKCKIVKRHGKVRVICENPKHKQIQG; the protein is encoded by the coding sequence GTGAAAGTAAAGGCTTCAGTAAAACCTATTTGTGACAAATGTAAAATTGTTAAACGTCACGGAAAAGTGAGAGTAATATGCGAAAACCCTAAACATAAGCAAATACAAGGATAG
- the rpsK gene encoding 30S ribosomal protein S11 — MAKRPATSKKKKLKNIPNGIAYIHSTFNNTVVTITDSEGKVVIWKSGGTSGFKGTKKGTPFAAQIAAEQAAQVAIENGMKQIEIKIKGPGSGREASIRSIQATGLEVTRIVDITPVPHNGARPPKKRRP, encoded by the coding sequence GTGGCAAAAAGACCAGCAACTTCAAAAAAGAAAAAATTAAAAAATATTCCTAATGGAATCGCATATATACATTCTACTTTTAACAATACTGTTGTTACTATAACAGATTCAGAAGGTAAAGTAGTAATTTGGAAATCAGGAGGAACTTCAGGGTTCAAAGGAACTAAAAAAGGAACTCCATTCGCAGCTCAAATAGCAGCTGAACAAGCAGCTCAAGTTGCAATTGAAAATGGAATGAAACAAATCGAAATCAAAATAAAAGGACCTGGATCTGGAAGAGAAGCTTCTATAAGATCAATACAGGCTACTGGATTAGAAGTAACAAGAATAGTTGATATAACTCCAGTACCTCATAATGGTGCAAGACCACCTAAAAAGAGAAGACCGTAA
- a CDS encoding glutamate-5-semialdehyde dehydrogenase, which yields MSYIEKLGKKAKIASRELLKTGTKIKNDVLLAIADELVNKKEEIKAANKIDLEKGVKKGISSALLDRMTLTDSRIEGMAQSLREMAMFPDPIGEVVTGWNHKNGMNISKKRVPLGVIGMIYESRPNVTVDAAGLAIKSSNAIILRGSEDALNSNKYLNSLLNRVADAHGLPKNTVQLVEKPERELVKDLIRADKHIDVIIPRGGKGLKRFIIENATIPMIETGAGICHIFVDETADIKQALPIIENAKVQRPSVCNAIETALIHENIAKEILPELTEMLLKDGVELRYTKEALEIAGNRADVKLATEEDFGAEYLDLIMSLKLVKNVDEAIEYINNHGTHHSDSILTKSIENAEKFLNEVDSANVYLNASTRFSDGGEFGFGGEIGISTQKLHARGPMGIRELTTTKYVIRGEGQIRE from the coding sequence ATGAGCTATATAGAAAAACTTGGGAAAAAAGCAAAAATTGCATCAAGAGAACTTTTAAAAACTGGAACAAAAATAAAGAATGATGTTTTACTTGCAATTGCAGATGAATTAGTAAATAAAAAAGAAGAAATAAAAGCGGCAAATAAAATAGATTTGGAAAAAGGCGTGAAGAAAGGGATATCTTCTGCATTGCTGGATAGAATGACTCTTACTGACAGCAGAATTGAAGGAATGGCCCAAAGTCTACGTGAAATGGCTATGTTTCCAGATCCAATTGGAGAAGTCGTTACAGGCTGGAATCACAAAAATGGAATGAATATTTCAAAAAAAAGAGTTCCACTTGGAGTAATCGGAATGATTTATGAATCACGTCCAAATGTTACAGTAGATGCGGCAGGACTTGCAATAAAATCTTCAAATGCGATAATTTTACGTGGTTCAGAAGACGCCTTAAATTCAAATAAATATTTGAATAGTTTATTAAATAGAGTTGCAGATGCTCACGGATTACCAAAAAATACAGTTCAGCTTGTAGAAAAGCCAGAAAGGGAACTTGTAAAAGACTTAATTCGTGCAGATAAGCACATTGACGTAATTATCCCAAGAGGTGGAAAAGGGCTAAAAAGATTCATCATAGAAAACGCAACAATTCCAATGATAGAAACAGGAGCTGGAATTTGTCATATATTTGTAGATGAGACAGCAGATATAAAGCAGGCATTGCCAATTATCGAAAATGCCAAAGTCCAACGTCCAAGCGTATGCAACGCTATTGAAACGGCATTAATTCATGAAAATATTGCAAAAGAAATTTTGCCAGAATTGACGGAAATGCTGTTAAAAGATGGAGTGGAGTTAAGATATACCAAAGAAGCATTGGAAATTGCTGGAAATAGAGCGGATGTGAAATTGGCAACTGAAGAAGATTTTGGAGCAGAATATTTAGATTTGATAATGTCGTTAAAATTAGTTAAAAACGTAGATGAAGCAATTGAATACATAAATAATCACGGAACTCATCATTCTGATTCAATCTTGACAAAATCTATCGAAAATGCTGAAAAATTCCTAAACGAAGTAGATTCAGCCAATGTTTATTTAAACGCTTCAACAAGATTTTCTGACGGAGGAGAATTTGGTTTTGGCGGAGAAATCGGAATTTCCACACAAAAACTTCACGCTCGTGGGCCTATGGGAATTAGGGAACTAACTACGACGAAATATGTGATTAGAGGAGAAGGGCAGATAAGGGAATAA